The following are encoded in a window of Gossypium raimondii isolate GPD5lz chromosome 13, ASM2569854v1, whole genome shotgun sequence genomic DNA:
- the LOC105781956 gene encoding protein PELPK1 produces the protein MASFNCFALVFVMALSFASTDVGVAARHLLQLPQLPPMPTLPTTTLPPLPSIPNLPQPSIPALPRPGALPPLPIMPGLPTLPSVPRATLPPLPSMPSIPTAIPSIPFLSPPPSPSTP, from the coding sequence ATGGCATCTTTCAATTGCTTTGCTTTAGTATTCGTGATGGCTTTGTCATTTGCAAGCACTGATGTTGGGGTAGCAGCTCGTCACCTTCTGCAACTGCCTCAATTGCCTCCAATGCCAACTTTGCCTACAACCACACTCCCCCCACTTCCATCTATCCCTAATCTCCCACAGCCATCCATACCAGCATTGCCAAGGCCTGGGGCGCTTCCTCCACTTCCTATCATGCCAGGGTTGCCCACATTGCCAAGTGTACCAAGGGCCACACTGCCTCCTCTACCAAGCATGCCCTCAATCCCAACTGCAATCCCCTCtattcctttcctttctccACCACCTTCTCCTTCTACTCCTTGA